The following coding sequences lie in one Candidatus Phytoplasma solani genomic window:
- the hrcA gene encoding heat-inducible transcriptional repressor HrcA produces MLSDRKKLILKAVIENYSQKGQPVGSKSLLYLTEMKFCSATVRYDMMQLEQEGFLKKNHTSSGRVPSFKGYTYYLTHLLTRDNDVANLFPLIDGVVQKKSFGKDQVIKEALNLLNNLTSYTAMAIGSDVFNRSKITKIDFIPLSDVQALILIITDKGNVQHQNISLDQTKEISIHDLKDVVKIISDLLAGKYLSEAVAIIQNDFVKQTIAKYIRFQEQLIALFIEAFSSFASKNMYFAGVSKMVEKKEFSNLELIKKFMSLLERKELLKIMLNQEGLSFKLSNELQLTPVKDYMILSIPFDINTSEKGTIAILGPSWMKYPKIIPLLEYLSVHLSKLNKE; encoded by the coding sequence ATGCTTTCAGATAGAAAAAAATTAATTTTAAAAGCTGTCATTGAAAACTATTCCCAAAAAGGACAACCAGTAGGCTCTAAATCATTACTTTATTTAACAGAAATGAAATTTTGTAGCGCTACTGTTCGTTATGATATGATGCAATTAGAACAAGAAGGGTTTTTGAAAAAAAATCATACTTCCAGTGGTAGAGTCCCTTCGTTTAAAGGCTATACTTATTATTTGACTCATTTATTAACTAGAGACAACGATGTAGCCAATTTGTTTCCTTTGATTGATGGCGTAGTACAAAAAAAAAGTTTTGGCAAAGACCAAGTTATTAAAGAAGCACTTAATTTGTTAAATAATTTAACTAGTTACACTGCTATGGCAATTGGGTCTGATGTTTTTAATCGTAGTAAAATCACAAAAATTGATTTTATTCCTTTAAGTGACGTTCAAGCTTTAATTTTAATTATTACTGACAAAGGAAATGTCCAACATCAAAATATCTCTTTGGATCAAACCAAAGAAATTAGCATCCATGACTTAAAAGATGTTGTCAAAATTATCAGTGATTTGCTTGCTGGAAAATATTTATCGGAAGCTGTAGCGATTATCCAAAACGATTTTGTCAAACAAACCATTGCTAAATATATTCGTTTTCAAGAGCAATTAATCGCCTTATTTATTGAAGCTTTTAGTAGTTTTGCTTCTAAGAATATGTATTTTGCAGGCGTTTCTAAAATGGTTGAAAAAAAAGAATTTAGCAATCTCGAATTAATTAAAAAATTTATGAGCCTTTTAGAACGTAAAGAATTGCTCAAAATTATGCTCAATCAAGAAGGATTGTCGTTTAAACTTTCGAATGAGTTACAATTAACCCCTGTCAAAGATTATATGATTCTTTCGATCCCTTTCGATATTAACACCTCGGAAAAAGGAACAATTGCAATTTTAGGCCCTTCTTGGATGAAATACCCGAAAATAATTCCCCTTTTAGAATATTTATCAGTTCATTTATCGAAGTTAAACAAAGAATAA
- a CDS encoding nucleotide exchange factor GrpE: protein MFFEKNTQSSEKNNDKTQIPKQPESKINADKSDNLKTNNCNCCNCDNQENNQEKELKQSEQKETSNSQTQANSCNCCDCDNQENNKEKENKNLKQKETSNSQTQANNCNCCNCDNQENNQEKELEKEINKLKLQLEQQKKEFDEQILKNQAELINFKKRSKQQNIQDVKYASMNFIGDLLMPLEQLEKVLEYSTDNELLKKYLSGFRMIQQQIQNVLQTEGVEEIKALDKIFDPALHHAIETISDRKKPNKTNLKVLQKGYLYKEKILRPAMVQVNEWSDENGKN, encoded by the coding sequence ATGTTTTTCGAAAAAAACACACAATCATCAGAAAAAAATAATGACAAAACCCAAATCCCAAAACAACCAGAATCAAAAATTAATGCTGATAAATCTGACAATCTTAAAACTAATAATTGTAATTGCTGCAATTGCGATAATCAAGAAAATAATCAAGAAAAAGAATTAAAACAATCAGAACAAAAAGAAACATCTAATTCTCAAACTCAAGCTAATAGTTGTAATTGTTGTGATTGCGATAATCAAGAAAATAATAAAGAAAAAGAAAATAAAAATTTAAAACAAAAAGAAACATCTAATTCTCAAACTCAAGCTAATAATTGTAATTGCTGCAATTGCGATAATCAAGAAAACAATCAAGAAAAAGAATTAGAAAAAGAAATCAATAAATTAAAACTCCAATTAGAACAACAAAAAAAAGAGTTTGATGAACAAATTTTAAAAAATCAAGCTGAATTAATCAATTTTAAAAAACGTTCTAAACAACAAAATATCCAAGATGTTAAATATGCTTCTATGAATTTTATTGGCGATTTATTGATGCCTTTAGAACAATTAGAAAAAGTTTTAGAATATTCAACTGATAACGAATTATTAAAAAAATATTTATCAGGTTTTCGAATGATTCAGCAACAAATTCAAAATGTTTTACAAACCGAAGGAGTCGAAGAAATTAAGGCATTAGATAAAATATTTGATCCTGCCTTGCATCATGCAATTGAAACAATTTCTGATCGAAAAAAACCTAATAAAACTAATTTAAAGGTTTTACAAAAAGGTTATTTATATAAAGAAAAAATTTTAAGACCAGCAATGGTTCAAGTAAATGAATGGAGTGATGAAAATGGCAAAAACTAA
- the dnaK gene encoding molecular chaperone DnaK has product MAKTNKIIGIDLGTTNSCVAIMDGGEAKVIPNAEGGRTTPSVVSFKGNDIMVGEIAKRQVITNPNTISSIKRHMGEASYTVDVNGKKYTPQEISAMILSNLKKTAEEYLGAEVSSAVITVPAYFNDAQRQATKDAGKIAGLDVKRIINEPTAAALAYGVDKANKEQTILIFDLGGGTFDVSILNLADGTFEVLSTAGDNALGGDDFDLRIVDFLVKEFKKDNGVDLSKDKMAMQRLKDVAEKAKKELSGVTASQISLPFLTMSAAGPLHLEYNMTRAKFNELTKDLVDRCLVPVKRALSDAKLSVEKIDQVLLVGGSTRIPAVQDLVKNELKKTPNKSINPDEVVAIGAAIQGGILAGDVKDILLLDVTPLSLGIETLGNVFTKLIERNTTIPTSQKQVFSTAADNQSAVDIHVLQGERPLAADNKTLGQFRLTDIPPAPRGVPQIEVTFDIDANGIVSVKAKDLGTQKEQKITISGSGGLSEEEIKKMIREAEENAEADRIKKEKIDVHNEADNMIFLTKKSLEDLKDEVTSEEKEKIEKEIQELETALKGEDIALIKEKTASLSKESQNIAVKAYQKAQQAQQKTNTSDKTASSDKKDEVDEVVDADFEKK; this is encoded by the coding sequence ATGGCAAAAACTAATAAAATTATTGGAATTGACTTAGGAACAACTAATTCTTGTGTTGCTATCATGGATGGCGGAGAAGCAAAAGTTATTCCTAACGCTGAAGGTGGAAGAACAACTCCTTCAGTAGTATCTTTTAAAGGTAATGATATCATGGTAGGAGAAATCGCTAAACGTCAAGTGATTACAAATCCTAACACAATTAGTTCTATTAAAAGACACATGGGAGAAGCTAGTTATACTGTTGATGTTAACGGTAAAAAATATACTCCGCAAGAAATTAGTGCTATGATTTTATCTAATCTTAAAAAAACAGCTGAAGAATATTTAGGAGCAGAAGTAAGTAGCGCTGTTATTACAGTACCTGCTTATTTTAATGATGCCCAAAGACAAGCTACTAAAGATGCTGGTAAAATAGCTGGTTTAGATGTTAAACGTATTATTAATGAACCAACTGCTGCTGCCTTAGCTTATGGAGTTGATAAAGCCAATAAAGAACAAACTATTTTAATTTTTGACTTAGGTGGCGGAACTTTTGATGTTTCTATTCTTAATTTAGCTGATGGTACTTTTGAAGTGCTTTCTACTGCAGGCGATAACGCTTTAGGTGGTGATGATTTTGACTTAAGAATTGTTGATTTTTTAGTTAAAGAATTTAAAAAAGATAATGGAGTTGATTTATCCAAAGACAAAATGGCGATGCAACGTTTAAAAGATGTTGCTGAAAAAGCTAAAAAAGAATTAAGCGGTGTTACTGCTAGTCAAATTTCTTTACCTTTCTTAACTATGAGTGCTGCAGGACCTTTGCATTTAGAATATAATATGACTCGTGCTAAATTTAATGAATTAACAAAAGATTTAGTTGACCGTTGTTTAGTACCAGTAAAACGTGCTTTAAGTGATGCAAAATTAAGTGTTGAAAAAATTGATCAAGTTCTTTTAGTTGGTGGTTCTACTCGTATTCCTGCTGTTCAAGATTTAGTGAAAAATGAATTGAAAAAAACTCCTAATAAAAGTATTAACCCAGATGAAGTAGTTGCTATTGGTGCTGCTATTCAAGGAGGTATTTTAGCAGGAGATGTTAAAGATATTTTACTATTAGATGTTACTCCTCTTTCTTTAGGAATAGAAACTTTGGGAAATGTCTTTACTAAGTTGATTGAAAGAAATACAACAATTCCAACTTCTCAAAAACAAGTCTTTTCCACTGCAGCTGATAATCAATCAGCAGTAGATATTCATGTTTTACAAGGGGAACGTCCTTTAGCAGCTGATAACAAAACTTTAGGACAATTCCGTTTAACAGATATTCCACCAGCTCCTCGTGGAGTTCCTCAAATTGAAGTAACTTTTGATATTGATGCAAACGGTATTGTTTCTGTTAAAGCTAAAGATTTAGGTACTCAAAAAGAACAAAAAATTACTATTTCAGGTAGTGGTGGTTTAAGCGAAGAAGAAATTAAAAAAATGATTCGAGAAGCAGAAGAAAACGCTGAAGCTGATCGTATTAAAAAAGAAAAAATTGACGTTCATAACGAAGCTGATAATATGATTTTCTTAACAAAAAAATCTTTAGAAGATTTAAAAGATGAAGTAACTTCCGAAGAAAAAGAAAAAATCGAAAAAGAAATCCAAGAATTAGAGACTGCTTTAAAAGGCGAAGATATTGCTTTAATTAAAGAAAAAACAGCTAGTTTATCAAAAGAATCACAAAATATCGCTGTAAAAGCTTATCAAAAAGCTCAACAAGCTCAACAAAAAACAAACACTTCAGACAAAACAGCTTCTTCTGATAAAAAAGATGAAGTCGATGAAGTGGTAGACGCAGATTTTGAAAAAAAATAA
- the dnaJ gene encoding molecular chaperone DnaJ, with product MTKKDYYQILGLNKEATPTEIKKAYLRLAKKYHPDVSKETNAEAKFKEIQEAYSVLSDANKRANYDRFGHDSQGSQGFSGFGGFEEDIFSSFGDFFGTSKRNKKANYDKKVEMTISFMDSVLGASKNIDIMVEADCQVCQGKGALLSSDIVECSYCNGLGQIITEQRTFLGNIRSQQTCPRCGGQGSKIKNKCYACHGQKRQKIKQSVSFKIPAGIEEGMSLQISGKGNFIPLTKKAGDLYVIFKIRSHEVFIRKGQDIILEIFITLPEAVLGVNKLIPTIYGEVNLKIPSGIQSGNKLRMKNQGVAYLNASYRKGDQYVVVNLKTPTRITSEEKKLYQKLLQLNN from the coding sequence ATGACAAAAAAAGATTATTATCAAATTTTGGGTTTAAATAAAGAGGCAACACCTACAGAAATTAAAAAAGCTTATCTTAGACTTGCTAAAAAATATCATCCTGACGTTTCAAAAGAAACTAATGCTGAAGCTAAGTTTAAAGAAATTCAAGAAGCTTATAGTGTTTTGAGTGATGCTAACAAAAGAGCTAATTATGATCGTTTTGGACACGATTCACAAGGATCACAAGGATTTTCTGGTTTTGGAGGTTTTGAAGAAGACATTTTTAGTTCTTTTGGAGATTTTTTTGGCACTAGCAAGCGTAACAAAAAAGCTAATTATGATAAAAAAGTTGAAATGACAATCAGTTTTATGGATTCAGTTTTAGGGGCTTCTAAAAATATTGATATTATGGTAGAAGCTGATTGTCAAGTTTGTCAAGGTAAAGGAGCTTTATTATCAAGTGATATTGTTGAATGTAGTTATTGTAACGGTTTAGGCCAAATTATAACTGAACAAAGAACCTTTTTAGGTAATATTCGTTCTCAACAAACATGTCCTCGATGTGGCGGACAAGGTTCAAAAATTAAAAATAAATGTTATGCTTGTCACGGACAAAAACGCCAAAAAATAAAACAGTCAGTTAGTTTTAAAATACCTGCAGGAATTGAAGAAGGAATGTCTTTACAAATTAGTGGTAAAGGTAATTTTATTCCTTTAACTAAAAAAGCAGGTGATTTATACGTTATTTTTAAAATTCGTTCTCATGAAGTATTTATAAGAAAAGGACAAGATATTATTTTAGAGATTTTTATTACTTTACCAGAAGCTGTTTTAGGAGTTAATAAGTTAATTCCTACTATTTATGGTGAAGTTAATTTAAAAATACCTTCAGGTATTCAATCAGGAAATAAACTACGTATGAAAAATCAAGGGGTTGCTTATCTGAATGCTTCTTATCGCAAAGGTGATCAATATGTAGTTGTTAATTTAAAAACACCTACTAGAATTACTTCGGAAGAAAAAAAACTTTATCAAAAATTATTACAATTAAATAATTAA
- the ltrA gene encoding group II intron reverse transcriptase/maturase, whose amino-acid sequence MSTTVSNETKLSRTLNKILYCSTNNYPLKRELQQGMNNLHNTLIAFNKIATNKGAGTPGIDGNTIDSLNLKKLERYHKEYISNKYNPKPVKRIFIPKDNDKVRPLGIPTIKDRIVQRSLEQLLTPYLENQFLEWSFGFRTKKSCLDAIKRVKQRFKGIDYIIKINLKGYFDTINHETLMKTLTKFIRKNKTLSTINKWLKAGFMKDGIKYESLSGSPQGGIISPLLANVYLHYIDIKMDELIKEGTPIRKANPGYGKTYRQGMHHKLGIDSQINLNPKTRVEYIRYADDFIIGIKGKYDKAETIKNQVTQWLEQDLKLTVSKDKSKIVKANKGTRFLSYMIRVNPTSSKLTEKTHKKSLNGRVQIQVPKAKAKEYGYEYNWLRRGKVKHDETLANRDELEIIRTYKTIVRGIIQYFCLANNLNALTHLTYLAEYSCLKTLARKHKTAIAKVRKKFNRSTTWSIPYLNKGKTRYESWIVYPWDKIKKMRSCKKNPDIIINPYLFQGRTNLTDRLKAEICEKCGKTTQLQIHHIGTVRNENRKSVMNKSTKVLCIDCHRNITNQQMHDIRLNNKSKRTKKNK is encoded by the coding sequence ATGTCAACAACTGTTTCAAATGAAACTAAGCTTTCGCGAACATTGAATAAGATCCTATATTGTTCTACAAATAACTATCCTCTAAAAAGAGAATTACAGCAAGGAATGAATAATCTACATAACACGTTAATTGCATTTAACAAAATTGCAACCAACAAAGGTGCGGGTACACCTGGAATTGATGGTAATACAATTGACAGTCTCAATCTTAAAAAATTAGAAAGATATCACAAGGAATACATCAGTAACAAGTACAATCCAAAGCCTGTTAAAAGAATATTCATTCCCAAAGACAACGATAAGGTTAGACCTCTTGGAATACCTACCATAAAAGATAGAATAGTCCAAAGAAGCCTTGAACAACTCTTAACTCCTTATCTTGAAAATCAATTCTTAGAATGGAGTTTTGGATTTAGAACTAAAAAATCCTGTCTTGATGCAATCAAACGCGTCAAACAGAGATTTAAGGGAATTGATTATATCATCAAAATTAACCTTAAAGGTTATTTTGACACAATCAATCATGAAACTCTTATGAAAACCTTGACGAAGTTTATACGCAAGAATAAAACTCTTTCAACCATTAACAAGTGGTTAAAAGCTGGGTTCATGAAAGATGGCATCAAATACGAATCTTTATCTGGTTCTCCACAAGGAGGAATCATCTCCCCATTACTTGCCAATGTATATTTACATTACATTGACATCAAAATGGACGAACTAATTAAAGAAGGAACACCAATAAGGAAAGCAAACCCAGGATATGGAAAAACATACCGTCAGGGAATGCATCATAAATTGGGGATTGATAGTCAAATTAACCTAAATCCAAAAACAAGAGTTGAATATATCCGATATGCCGATGATTTTATCATAGGAATTAAAGGGAAATATGACAAAGCTGAAACTATTAAAAACCAAGTGACTCAATGGCTAGAACAAGATTTAAAACTGACAGTTAGTAAAGATAAATCAAAAATTGTAAAAGCCAATAAGGGCACAAGGTTTCTATCCTACATGATTAGGGTAAATCCAACCAGTAGTAAACTCACCGAAAAAACCCACAAAAAATCCCTAAACGGTCGGGTACAAATCCAAGTTCCCAAAGCAAAAGCCAAGGAATATGGATATGAATACAATTGGTTAAGAAGAGGAAAGGTTAAGCATGATGAAACATTAGCAAATAGGGACGAATTAGAAATAATACGCACTTATAAGACAATCGTACGTGGAATCATCCAATACTTTTGTTTAGCTAACAATCTAAATGCATTAACCCATCTAACCTATCTAGCTGAGTATAGTTGTTTGAAAACTTTGGCAAGGAAACACAAAACGGCAATTGCCAAAGTGCGAAAAAAGTTTAATCGTAGCACAACTTGGTCAATTCCTTATTTAAACAAAGGGAAAACCAGATATGAGTCATGGATTGTTTACCCTTGGGATAAGATTAAGAAAATGCGTAGTTGTAAGAAAAATCCCGATATCATCATCAATCCTTATCTATTCCAAGGTCGTACGAATCTAACAGACCGCCTTAAAGCGGAAATATGTGAGAAATGCGGCAAAACAACCCAACTTCAAATCCATCACATTGGTACGGTTCGCAATGAAAACCGCAAAAGCGTGATGAATAAGAGTACAAAAGTGTTATGCATAGATTGTCATAGAAATATTACGAACCAACAAATGCATGATATCAGATTAAATAACAAAAGTAAAAGAACAAAAAAGAATAAATAG
- a CDS encoding DUF2963 domain-containing protein → MPNLKNKKRQLLFLTSCLLPLFLFFFITVYGASNSPSPSRNSNSSPSRSSETADNRPQLSTILNNKNDKDLGQIPNTSNETIIAAIRKKHPNLEDKDLELSGELKQNSRYTSGLKIGQLRPSIKYSVNVKSNDYQGECTFYFTLSSGVSANSSGRDITEITDVDVDFAEDESEEPLTALSQKLTETNLDKIPNTLNETIIKAIKAKNPDLKNKDLQVVSNTLTSNSGRIFTTSGSSNKHVYVKSNDFQGKVKVSFSIQKALGTKLQITNLGPLDARTEGKVKDKVLNKNTQLTDKTKLTVQFVENQDKAKITHPNFIGEVEVTFSEELKTKLTKTNLEDLNITNTNQIEIIINKLLEKNTDLRQVDRQKFKINLVDQQMSNKIKVRHQDFTGEVEATFTKIILHRNNKIDTITEFSKTTGTPFRQTTYNSDGTINSIIKNEFNPTTGKLAKTTNFQPDETTIISIKDFDSFGKLAKTTNFGPNGKTIKSINEFNPKNDILVKTTNFKSDGIKVDFISDFDPNTGREVKQTHYHPDGKTLQSIEEHKSTTGKTKTTYFTPEGSIDKVKYFKSTGEFDSERPPKASEKTKAPEIVREAAKEATQKTQEAQIRIAAVEAQTKSKELQLLKGERGEQGEKGDKGDQGEKGDKGDQGEKGDQGEKGDQGERGPQGEKGDQGEKGDKGDQGEKGDKGDQGERGDQGIQGERGPQGEKGDQGERGDQGIQGETGPKGEKGDKGDKGDKGDKGDQGEKGDKGDQGQITEKQINIIKSQIISEIKSQIISEIQKELASTHTPPQSTSPDTATDTTPQSTSPDTATDTTDQPATNNQKTEKNDVNKTTFICLTVFLIIIVISSIIGLFIHNSKKQKKQK, encoded by the coding sequence ATGCCTAATTTGAAAAACAAAAAGCGACAACTTTTATTTTTGACAAGTTGCCTTTTACCTCTTTTTTTATTCTTTTTTATTACAGTGTATGGAGCATCGAATTCTCCCTCTCCTAGTAGGAATTCTAATAGTAGCCCTAGTAGGAGTAGTGAAACTGCTGATAATAGACCCCAATTAAGCACAATTTTAAATAACAAAAATGATAAAGATTTAGGTCAAATACCTAACACATCAAATGAAACTATTATTGCAGCTATTCGCAAAAAGCACCCTAATTTAGAAGATAAAGATTTAGAACTTTCAGGAGAATTAAAACAAAACTCAAGATACACAAGCGGATTGAAAATAGGACAACTAAGACCATCAATTAAATATTCTGTCAATGTTAAATCTAATGATTACCAAGGAGAATGCACATTTTATTTCACATTATCATCAGGGGTTAGTGCAAACTCAAGTGGAAGAGATATTACAGAGATTACGGATGTTGATGTCGATTTTGCTGAAGATGAGTCAGAAGAACCTTTAACAGCATTAAGCCAAAAATTAACAGAAACTAATTTAGATAAAATACCTAACACATTAAATGAAACTATTATTAAAGCTATTAAAGCTAAGAACCCTGATTTAAAAAATAAAGATTTACAAGTAGTTTCAAATACTTTAACATCTAACTCAGGTAGGATATTTACAACTAGTGGATCATCAAATAAACATGTCTACGTTAAATCTAATGATTTCCAGGGAAAAGTAAAAGTTTCATTTAGTATTCAAAAAGCATTAGGCACAAAATTACAAATAACTAATTTAGGGCCTTTAGATGCAAGAACTGAAGGCAAAGTTAAAGATAAAGTGTTAAATAAAAATACTCAATTAACAGACAAAACCAAATTAACAGTTCAATTTGTTGAAAACCAAGACAAAGCAAAAATAACACATCCAAATTTTATTGGTGAAGTAGAAGTTACATTTAGCGAAGAATTAAAGACAAAATTAACAAAAACCAATTTAGAAGATTTAAATATAACAAATACAAATCAAATTGAAATAATTATAAATAAATTGTTAGAGAAAAATACTGATTTAAGACAAGTAGACCGACAAAAATTCAAAATTAATCTTGTTGATCAACAGATGAGCAATAAAATAAAAGTAAGACATCAAGATTTTACTGGCGAAGTAGAAGCTACATTTACTAAAATTATTCTTCACCGAAACAACAAAATTGATACTATAACTGAGTTTAGCAAAACCACTGGTACCCCTTTTAGACAAACTACCTACAACTCTGACGGAACAATTAATTCTATAATTAAAAATGAATTTAACCCAACCACTGGCAAACTAGCTAAAACAACTAATTTTCAACCTGACGAAACAACAATTATTTCTATAAAGGATTTTGACTCATTCGGCAAACTAGCTAAAACAACTAATTTTGGACCTAACGGAAAAACAATTAAATCTATAAATGAATTTAACCCAAAAAATGATATTCTAGTTAAAACAACTAATTTTAAATCCGACGGAATAAAAGTTGATTTTATAAGTGATTTTGACCCAAACACTGGCAGAGAAGTTAAACAAACTCATTACCACCCCGACGGCAAAACTCTTCAATCTATAGAAGAACATAAATCAACCACTGGCAAAACTAAAACAACTTATTTTACACCCGAAGGAAGTATTGATAAGGTAAAATATTTTAAATCCACTGGCGAATTTGATAGTGAACGACCTCCAAAAGCTTCAGAGAAAACAAAAGCTCCAGAAATAGTTAGAGAAGCAGCAAAAGAAGCAACTCAAAAAACTCAAGAAGCTCAAATAAGAATAGCAGCAGTAGAAGCACAAACTAAATCCAAAGAATTACAATTGCTAAAAGGAGAAAGAGGAGAACAAGGAGAAAAAGGCGACAAGGGCGACCAAGGCGAAAAAGGAGACAAGGGCGATCAAGGAGAAAAAGGAGACCAAGGCGAAAAAGGAGACCAAGGAGAACGAGGCCCACAAGGTGAAAAAGGCGATCAAGGAGAAAAAGGCGACAAGGGCGATCAAGGAGAAAAAGGAGACAAGGGCGATCAAGGAGAAAGAGGAGACCAAGGAATCCAAGGAGAACGAGGCCCACAAGGTGAAAAAGGCGATCAAGGAGAAAGAGGAGACCAAGGAATCCAAGGAGAAACAGGACCAAAAGGTGAAAAAGGAGACAAAGGAGACAAAGGAGACAAAGGAGACAAGGGCGATCAAGGCGAAAAAGGAGACAAGGGCGATCAAGGGCAAATAACCGAAAAACAAATAAATATAATAAAATCACAAATTATATCAGAAATTAAATCACAAATTATATCAGAAATTCAAAAAGAATTAGCATCAACTCACACACCACCTCAATCCACTTCACCAGATACAGCAACTGACACAACACCTCAATCCACTTCACCAGATACAGCAACTGACACAACAGATCAACCAGCTACAAACAATCAAAAAACAGAAAAAAATGACGTTAACAAAACAACATTTATTTGTTTAACTGTCTTTTTAATTATTATTGTAATTTCATCAATAATTGGATTATTCATTCATAATTCCAAAAAACAAAAAAAACAAAAATAA
- a CDS encoding replication-associated recombination protein A: MTEPLAFTLRPTTISQIIGQNHLINDQNGIISKMIKNNFVSSLIFYGEPGTGKSSMAQALANDLKLEYIIFNAEIDKKTKLEKIIESASLNSNLILIVEEIHRMNKDRQDILLQYLENGHLIMFACTTENPYFVINPAIRSRANIIKLERITALQMATGLQKIIINKKLPLTIKTEALMLICQLSSGDLRIAINTLELCLKLYPEKEINNTIVNNFFPFANLVNFKDADEHHNLKSALQKSIRGSDVDAALHYFVRLLLSGDHEALLRRMLITAYEDVGLANPAVILHVKTAIDAFRQIGLPEGRIPLGLAIVEMCLSEKSNSAYLATNQAYKDVLNGKVPPIPSHLHDTSYASAKKLNNGVGYRYPHHFENDYVKQQYLPKELQGSIYYRPKLHNEYEKRINELYKRFKQNTK, translated from the coding sequence ATGACAGAACCATTAGCATTTACATTGCGACCAACTACCATAAGCCAAATTATCGGACAAAATCATTTAATTAACGATCAAAATGGCATCATTTCGAAAATGATTAAAAATAATTTTGTTAGTTCTTTGATTTTTTATGGTGAACCAGGAACCGGTAAAAGTAGTATGGCACAAGCATTAGCAAATGATTTGAAATTAGAATATATCATTTTTAACGCCGAGATAGATAAAAAAACCAAGTTAGAAAAAATCATCGAATCTGCATCACTTAACTCAAATTTGATCCTTATCGTAGAAGAAATCCACCGCATGAATAAAGACCGTCAAGATATCTTGTTACAATATTTGGAAAACGGTCATTTAATTATGTTCGCTTGCACTACTGAAAACCCTTATTTTGTGATTAATCCAGCTATTCGTTCAAGAGCTAATATCATTAAATTAGAAAGAATCACTGCCTTACAAATGGCAACCGGTTTGCAAAAAATAATTATCAACAAAAAACTACCATTAACTATCAAAACTGAGGCGCTAATGTTGATTTGTCAATTATCTAGCGGAGATTTGCGTATTGCCATTAACACATTAGAATTGTGCCTCAAATTATACCCCGAAAAAGAAATTAATAATACTATCGTTAACAACTTTTTCCCCTTTGCTAATTTGGTTAATTTCAAAGATGCAGATGAACATCATAACTTAAAATCAGCTTTGCAAAAATCAATTCGCGGTAGTGATGTTGATGCGGCTTTGCATTATTTTGTCAGATTATTACTAAGTGGCGACCATGAAGCGTTATTACGGAGAATGTTGATTACTGCTTATGAAGATGTGGGTTTAGCTAATCCTGCCGTTATTTTACATGTCAAAACTGCTATTGATGCTTTTCGTCAAATCGGATTACCAGAAGGTCGTATTCCGTTGGGTTTGGCAATTGTAGAAATGTGTTTGAGTGAAAAATCCAATAGTGCTTATTTAGCCACCAATCAAGCTTATAAAGATGTTTTAAACGGTAAAGTCCCGCCAATTCCTAGTCATTTACACGACACTAGTTATGCTTCGGCCAAAAAATTAAATAATGGGGTTGGTTATCGATATCCTCATCATTTCGAAAATGATTACGTCAAACAACAATATCTTCCGAAAGAATTGCAAGGATCGATTTATTACCGACCAAAATTACACAATGAATACGAAAAACGCATTAATGAGTTATATAAACGATTTAAACAAAATACTAAATGA